One window of Bacteroidota bacterium genomic DNA carries:
- a CDS encoding glycosyltransferase family 2 protein, whose product MAIAYNEERDLPGFLSHLLPWVDEIVIVDDGSTDATARLADEAGAKVTFLQSPRNEREYYSDQRNKGIDAAQSDWLLHMDIDERVPPALAHEILQAIRDPGFDGYRFRRLNFMLHRPMRGGGLQNWNLVHLARRSLFRFGGKMHETCLLDAPPERVGQLRERIWHLNEISYEKRLKKSWTYSAIRCEDILESGRRVRWYDLLLRPMERALAKYFWHGGWRDGTMGLLYALHCFDATFRSWTLAWDAQNAIPRTQLDDEIMDLWARDGTDLVPSTATARTAVENAAADEPQERTTAPAASPAE is encoded by the coding sequence GTGGCAATTGCCTACAACGAAGAGCGCGACCTGCCCGGTTTTCTGTCGCACCTATTGCCGTGGGTGGACGAGATCGTCATCGTGGACGACGGGTCGACGGATGCGACCGCCCGGCTTGCTGACGAGGCGGGGGCGAAGGTGACATTTCTGCAGTCGCCGCGCAACGAGAGGGAGTACTACAGCGACCAGCGCAACAAGGGCATCGATGCCGCGCAGTCGGACTGGCTGCTGCACATGGACATCGACGAGCGGGTGCCGCCTGCGCTCGCGCACGAGATCTTGCAAGCGATTCGCGACCCTGGGTTCGACGGCTACCGCTTCCGACGTCTGAACTTCATGCTACATCGTCCGATGCGGGGCGGGGGGCTTCAGAACTGGAACCTCGTCCACCTGGCCCGCCGCTCGCTCTTCCGCTTCGGTGGGAAGATGCACGAGACGTGCCTGCTCGACGCGCCGCCCGAGCGGGTCGGGCAACTCCGCGAGCGAATCTGGCACCTGAACGAGATCAGCTACGAGAAGCGGCTGAAGAAGAGCTGGACCTACTCAGCCATCCGCTGCGAAGACATTTTGGAGTCAGGGCGGCGCGTGCGTTGGTACGACCTCCTCCTGCGTCCGATGGAGCGAGCGCTCGCCAAGTACTTCTGGCACGGCGGCTGGCGCGACGGGACGATGGGGCTGCTTTACGCGCTGCATTGCTTCGACGCCACCTTCCGGTCCTGGACACTCGCGTGGGATGCCCAGAACGCAATCCCCCGTACCCAACTGGACGACGAGATCATGGACCTTTGGGCACGCGACGGGACAGACCTGGTGCCCAGCACGGCGACCGCCCGTACGGCTGTGGAGAACGCCGCTGCGGACGAGCCACAGGAACGCACCACCGCACCTGCTGCTTCTCCGGCTGAATGA
- a CDS encoding sulfotransferase — protein sequence MIAEHIVILLSDKRSGSTIFQKELCKHPKVRHVSASRHTYNETQHWLKAASLLDVPSPMFLAGTPYYPAATARQYISDVIEANVPDFDTRCSDRALVFDGWEALADSAGSSVFFEKSPHHLSNWASLAVLLEWIEMTDRKVSILGLVRNPMAVLHSAWKRFGSDPGERQFAWSQTYLNWLAFKQLVPSEAVLELNYESIIEKPRETFEHVCAHIGIESHSDLGSSIRSDTTDKWRNDTKFVLQIDPYVAQVASRFGYSADALQNPPKPALSWSERILSPAVASMRLKRIQWMNRRVRPAFRRLMNR from the coding sequence GTGATTGCAGAGCACATCGTCATCCTGTTGTCGGACAAGCGTTCGGGCTCGACCATCTTTCAGAAAGAGTTGTGCAAACACCCGAAGGTGCGTCATGTATCCGCATCGAGACACACCTACAATGAGACTCAGCATTGGCTCAAGGCAGCGTCGTTGCTGGATGTCCCAAGTCCTATGTTTCTAGCTGGGACACCGTACTATCCCGCTGCGACGGCACGCCAGTACATCTCGGATGTGATTGAGGCAAACGTCCCTGACTTTGACACACGGTGCTCCGACAGGGCACTCGTTTTCGACGGCTGGGAAGCTTTGGCCGACTCTGCCGGTAGTTCGGTGTTCTTCGAGAAGTCACCTCACCACTTGAGCAATTGGGCATCGCTCGCGGTGCTGCTCGAATGGATCGAGATGACCGACCGGAAAGTGTCGATCCTTGGACTCGTGCGAAATCCAATGGCGGTCCTTCACTCCGCTTGGAAACGCTTCGGCTCTGACCCGGGTGAGCGACAGTTTGCGTGGAGTCAGACGTACCTAAACTGGCTCGCCTTCAAGCAACTGGTGCCTTCTGAGGCCGTACTTGAATTGAATTATGAGTCGATCATCGAGAAACCACGTGAGACCTTCGAGCACGTATGCGCCCACATCGGCATAGAGTCCCATAGCGATCTCGGGAGCAGCATTCGCTCCGATACCACCGACAAGTGGAGAAACGATACCAAATTTGTATTGCAGATTGACCCCTACGTTGCACAGGTGGCATCGCGTTTTGGATACAGCGCAGACGCGCTACAGAACCCCCCCAAGCCAGCGCTTTCATGGTCAGAACGAATACTTTCTCCAGCGGTAGCTAGCATGCGGCTAAAGCGGATCCAATGGATGAACCGAAGAGTGCGTCCTGCATTCCGTCGTCTGATGAATAGATAA
- a CDS encoding MBOAT family O-acyltransferase — protein sequence MLFNSLAFALFLPLVFGLYWGLQRRPLWAQNTLLLASSYVFYGWWDWRFLGLIVISSAVDYLVGVQLGKAGRSERSRRLLLTLSVAVNLGILGFFKYFNFFIESLAIGLSSIGLEPNLPLLRVILPVGISFYTFQTMSYTIDVYRRQMEPTRDALAFFAYVSFFPQLVAGPIERAKSLLPQFLVRRQFDWAEAKDGARHMLWGLFKKVVIADNLAPYVDAVYGSWATASGAELFLGTLFFALQIYCDFSGYSDIAIGCARLFGFRLMRNFAYPYFSRDIGEFWRRWHISLSSWFRDYVYIPLGGSRTGSRAHHLFNLIATFTISGFWHGANWTFVVWGFLNGLYYLPLVLSGRNKQHMGTVAEGRLLPSLREIRKMLGTFGLALLAWVFFRAESVGAALSIITGTFSRSWLDTGGLAWGLIYVVVVLVAEWFQRDKEHFLQVAHLSRVQRWVLYYAVVTAIVFFRQENAASFIYFQF from the coding sequence ATGCTGTTTAACTCCCTGGCGTTTGCCCTATTCCTCCCCCTTGTCTTCGGACTCTATTGGGGCCTCCAACGCCGACCCCTTTGGGCTCAGAACACGCTTCTCCTCGCTTCCAGCTACGTGTTCTACGGCTGGTGGGATTGGCGATTCCTCGGTCTCATCGTCATCTCCTCGGCCGTCGACTACCTAGTTGGCGTCCAACTGGGGAAGGCTGGACGCTCCGAGCGCTCCAGGCGGTTGCTTCTGACGCTAAGCGTGGCTGTCAACCTCGGCATCCTCGGCTTCTTCAAGTACTTCAACTTCTTTATTGAGTCCTTGGCTATAGGACTCAGCTCGATCGGTCTTGAGCCAAACCTGCCGCTACTTCGCGTCATTCTCCCCGTCGGAATTTCGTTCTACACGTTCCAGACGATGAGTTACACCATCGACGTCTACCGGCGTCAGATGGAGCCTACGCGTGATGCGCTCGCGTTCTTTGCATACGTGTCGTTCTTCCCGCAACTCGTAGCTGGGCCCATCGAGCGTGCTAAATCACTGCTCCCGCAGTTCCTAGTCCGGCGGCAGTTTGACTGGGCCGAAGCAAAGGACGGAGCACGGCACATGCTCTGGGGCCTCTTCAAGAAAGTCGTCATCGCAGACAATCTGGCCCCCTACGTGGATGCCGTATACGGGTCATGGGCGACCGCTTCTGGTGCCGAGCTCTTTCTGGGAACGCTCTTTTTCGCGCTCCAGATCTACTGTGACTTTTCCGGCTACTCGGATATCGCGATCGGATGCGCGCGCCTCTTCGGGTTTCGCCTCATGCGCAACTTCGCGTATCCCTATTTCTCGCGCGACATCGGCGAGTTTTGGCGGCGGTGGCATATCTCCTTGTCGTCGTGGTTCCGCGACTACGTCTATATCCCGTTGGGGGGAAGCCGAACGGGTTCGCGCGCGCATCACTTATTCAACCTCATCGCGACGTTTACTATATCTGGGTTTTGGCATGGCGCCAACTGGACCTTTGTAGTCTGGGGGTTTCTGAATGGGCTCTATTATCTCCCTCTCGTGCTTTCAGGGAGAAACAAGCAACACATGGGGACCGTGGCCGAAGGCCGTCTGCTGCCGTCGCTGCGGGAAATACGCAAGATGCTCGGCACCTTTGGGTTGGCTCTTCTCGCCTGGGTCTTCTTTCGTGCGGAAAGTGTCGGCGCGGCCCTAAGCATCATCACGGGCACGTTCAGCCGATCATGGCTCGACACAGGTGGCCTTGCTTGGGGGCTCATCTACGTCGTGGTTGTCCTCGTGGCTGAATGGTTCCAACGCGATAAAGAGCACTTTCTCCAGGTTGCCCATCTTTCGCGCGTGCAACGTTGGGTGCTCTACTACGCTGTTGTAACAGCCATTGTCTTCTTCCGCCAGGAGAACGCTGCGTCCTTCATCTACTTCCAGTTCTGA
- a CDS encoding glycosyltransferase family 4 protein has product MPDEVDRKRQAQAFVAWCQEQNVDAVMPINSVPILSALPHLPPEVRIVSRCANAFDHGYKITMSAHERLARIVATTPRHVRDLTERYGADPDQIVLIPHGIDPTPLHQALAHRQPTDVLRIAFLGRLEHNQKGVMFIPGIVRALAEQGVAFRLSIAGEGTHREEVEVAMDEQVAAGAVRFLGRLAPDDVPGYLAQHDAFLFPSRFEGFGFALIEAMMAGCVPVASHLEGITNFIIEDGVTGYLCEVGDQDAFAARFESLHRDRDTLASMQRETAQHATKRFSHTRMAQDYGAVLDAVVGEPTHGLAAKSWQAFQVDPAFAKTWRRHVPPALKRIVRRTLFRLKLSDRY; this is encoded by the coding sequence GTGCCTGACGAGGTAGACCGGAAGCGGCAAGCGCAGGCGTTTGTCGCATGGTGTCAGGAGCAGAACGTAGACGCGGTCATGCCGATCAACAGCGTGCCCATTCTATCGGCGCTACCTCACCTACCTCCAGAGGTGCGCATCGTCTCGCGCTGTGCGAACGCGTTCGATCACGGCTACAAGATCACCATGTCTGCCCACGAGCGACTCGCTCGGATTGTAGCCACGACGCCTCGTCACGTTCGGGACTTGACCGAGCGATACGGTGCCGACCCCGATCAGATCGTCCTCATACCACACGGCATTGACCCGACGCCTTTACATCAGGCGTTGGCACACAGACAGCCAACTGACGTGTTGCGCATCGCCTTTCTGGGGCGGCTGGAGCACAACCAGAAAGGAGTGATGTTCATACCGGGCATTGTCCGTGCCCTGGCGGAGCAGGGTGTAGCCTTTCGTCTGTCGATCGCCGGGGAGGGGACGCACCGAGAAGAAGTGGAGGTGGCCATGGACGAGCAGGTAGCCGCGGGCGCGGTTCGCTTTCTGGGCCGGCTCGCCCCCGATGATGTGCCCGGCTACCTGGCGCAGCACGATGCCTTCCTGTTTCCCTCGCGGTTTGAAGGATTCGGGTTTGCCCTTATCGAGGCCATGATGGCAGGCTGCGTGCCTGTCGCCTCGCACCTCGAAGGGATCACGAACTTCATCATTGAAGACGGTGTCACGGGCTATTTGTGCGAAGTGGGTGACCAGGACGCCTTTGCTGCCCGTTTCGAGTCCCTGCATCGTGACCGGGACACCTTGGCGAGCATGCAGCGCGAGACGGCCCAGCATGCCACGAAGCGGTTCTCACACACACGCATGGCCCAGGACTATGGCGCCGTGCTCGATGCGGTCGTGGGGGAGCCCACACACGGACTTGCGGCCAAGTCCTGGCAGGCGTTTCAGGTGGATCCTGCGTTCGCGAAGACCTGGCGGCGCCACGTGCCACCTGCGCTCAAACGCATCGTACGGCGCACGCTTTTCCGCCTCAAGCTCTCCGATCGCTACTAA
- a CDS encoding sulfotransferase domain-containing protein gives MWPTFIIIGAQRSGTTSLYHYMRQHPDVHMSPVKETNFFAIDDRMPALEERTVFKTSVSDVPSYRALFEEGDGKQALGEASPAYLNAEDAPRRMAQCVPHAKLIVVLRNPIDRAYSRFLQAQLKGREDHDTFEEALDKEAQLLERGAWKYWEHGFVPYLDGGMYAKHLERYWAHYPKDQVGVWLHDDLRQDAASVCAEVFEFIGVDPSYEVQTERYNASGVPKNAWLDRAIRAGRNAAPSVKRLVRQWMPDSLYSHVRSAHNRNFEKPQMKSSTRAHLAEVFRPDVERLGQLLGRDLSHWLAR, from the coding sequence ATGTGGCCCACCTTCATCATCATCGGCGCGCAGCGGTCCGGGACGACCTCACTGTATCACTACATGAGGCAGCACCCCGACGTGCACATGAGCCCGGTCAAGGAGACCAACTTCTTCGCCATCGATGACCGGATGCCCGCGCTTGAAGAGCGCACGGTGTTTAAGACGTCTGTGTCGGATGTGCCGTCTTATCGAGCACTATTTGAGGAAGGCGACGGAAAACAGGCGCTCGGAGAGGCATCGCCAGCATACCTGAATGCCGAGGATGCCCCGAGGCGAATGGCGCAGTGCGTGCCGCACGCCAAACTGATTGTTGTGCTCCGTAATCCGATCGACCGGGCCTACTCCAGGTTTTTGCAGGCGCAACTCAAAGGACGAGAAGACCACGACACGTTCGAGGAGGCACTTGACAAAGAAGCCCAGTTGCTTGAGCGCGGAGCCTGGAAGTATTGGGAGCACGGATTTGTCCCGTATCTCGACGGGGGCATGTACGCCAAGCACCTAGAGCGATACTGGGCGCACTACCCCAAAGACCAAGTTGGCGTGTGGCTCCACGACGACCTCCGGCAGGACGCGGCCAGCGTCTGCGCCGAGGTGTTCGAGTTCATCGGCGTAGACCCCTCCTATGAAGTCCAGACCGAGCGGTACAATGCGTCGGGTGTGCCCAAAAACGCCTGGCTCGACCGGGCCATTCGCGCGGGGCGCAACGCAGCGCCGTCCGTGAAGCGTCTCGTCCGCCAGTGGATGCCCGATAGCCTCTACTCACACGTTCGCTCGGCACACAACCGCAACTTCGAGAAGCCGCAGATGAAGAGCAGCACCCGCGCGCACCTCGCGGAGGTGTTTCGCCCAGACGTCGAGCGGCTAGGGCAGCTGTTGGGGCGAGACCTCTCGCATTGGCTCGCACGCTAG
- a CDS encoding FkbM family methyltransferase: MKRALRMVGKRHTAYTVNGLTYKVPIEAARGLRGMLLGQEVEHERELYQRILALIPQDSVIFDVGAHLGEFTVTAHTSGKARRIVAFEANPITAAQLRGVVAANLLDAVEVVEGAVGEEAGTLTFNVRGNSADSGVASARKARTQSASFYETEVQVRALDDYVASSGIVPDFVKIDVEGFEVPVLRGAEQTLRTHKPIVCVEVHPRDLAALGYNVDTVRDFLTALGYTDTGEAYRRRHDVDDRPYNIVMMP, translated from the coding sequence ATGAAGCGAGCCCTGCGGATGGTGGGGAAGAGGCACACGGCCTACACCGTCAATGGCCTAACGTACAAGGTGCCCATCGAGGCTGCTCGGGGGCTCCGGGGAATGCTCCTCGGCCAAGAGGTTGAGCATGAGCGCGAGCTGTACCAGCGCATCCTGGCCCTCATTCCTCAAGACAGCGTCATATTCGACGTGGGGGCGCACCTTGGCGAGTTTACGGTGACGGCACATACGTCTGGGAAAGCCCGGCGCATCGTGGCCTTCGAGGCGAATCCGATTACAGCCGCGCAGTTGCGCGGAGTTGTCGCCGCCAACCTGCTCGACGCCGTCGAAGTCGTGGAAGGCGCCGTGGGCGAAGAAGCGGGCACGCTCACGTTCAACGTACGCGGCAACAGTGCCGACAGTGGCGTCGCAAGCGCACGGAAAGCGCGCACCCAGAGTGCCTCGTTCTACGAAACTGAGGTCCAGGTACGTGCCCTCGACGACTATGTCGCCTCTTCGGGCATCGTCCCTGACTTTGTCAAGATCGACGTCGAGGGATTCGAGGTGCCGGTGCTCCGAGGTGCCGAGCAGACCCTGCGCACGCATAAGCCCATCGTATGCGTCGAAGTGCATCCGCGCGACCTCGCGGCGCTAGGCTACAACGTCGATACGGTGCGCGACTTTCTGACAGCGTTGGGCTACACCGATACCGGCGAAGCCTACCGCCGTCGCCACGATGTGGATGACCGGCCCTACAACATCGTGATGATGCCCTAA
- a CDS encoding lipopolysaccharide biosynthesis protein has product MATKKSLGKASARGFGWMFGGRGVYFAVNMVVLVVLARLLDPAEFGLIGAAMLVVDFCNQFSQIGVSPYLVQREEIHDRHIRVAWTCSLLSGLLVYGGILLLEHQVARFFNIPELAALIPFVGVLVVLQCVQTVVQALLQRNLKFKQIALWRVIGNVFGYGIVSIGCALAGLGVWSLVWGRLAQNSVQALGYLATMPFPKRPLLRWEVLKEMASFGGGVSLQNVFNYFGRQGDYIIVGRYLGATSLGLYTRAYKLMELPVKFVGQSLHSVLFPVLSKMQNDDERMGAAFVRVSSAMVLFSAAIGSFVGVLAPEIVSVMLGDGWEGVILPLQVLGAATVFRGTYKISSSVVLAKGAVYKGAVQQGVYAACVLGFVMVGKEYGIVGAAIGALGAVIVHYILLTTIALRLVRVSWFVALRRFISPIALALANVAVVVLAAEACRSAGLPDMVTLVCASLSGAIFYGAVFFARPSLFGDDVSLLVARALGKRRKSPFSARLLARIESQTAA; this is encoded by the coding sequence TTGGCTACGAAGAAGTCACTAGGCAAGGCGTCTGCTCGGGGGTTCGGGTGGATGTTCGGCGGGCGCGGTGTTTACTTCGCGGTGAACATGGTCGTGCTGGTCGTGCTGGCACGCCTGCTTGATCCCGCAGAGTTCGGCCTGATCGGCGCGGCCATGCTGGTGGTAGATTTTTGCAACCAGTTCAGCCAGATTGGGGTCAGCCCCTATCTCGTGCAGCGCGAAGAGATCCACGATCGCCACATCCGCGTGGCATGGACCTGCTCGCTGCTTTCAGGATTGCTCGTATATGGAGGTATTTTGCTCCTGGAGCACCAAGTGGCTCGGTTTTTCAACATCCCTGAGCTAGCCGCGCTCATTCCGTTTGTCGGCGTTCTGGTGGTGTTGCAGTGTGTTCAGACGGTGGTGCAGGCACTGCTTCAGCGCAACCTCAAGTTCAAGCAGATTGCCCTCTGGCGCGTGATTGGCAACGTGTTTGGGTATGGGATCGTGAGTATCGGCTGCGCGCTAGCTGGTTTGGGCGTCTGGTCGCTGGTTTGGGGACGCTTGGCGCAGAACAGTGTGCAGGCACTCGGCTACCTGGCGACGATGCCCTTCCCGAAGCGCCCGCTCCTACGGTGGGAGGTGCTCAAAGAGATGGCATCGTTCGGTGGGGGCGTCAGCCTGCAGAATGTGTTCAACTACTTCGGGCGACAAGGCGACTACATCATCGTGGGACGCTACCTCGGGGCGACCTCGCTCGGACTCTACACGCGGGCGTACAAGCTGATGGAACTCCCCGTCAAGTTCGTGGGCCAATCGCTCCACTCGGTGCTCTTCCCCGTGCTCTCGAAGATGCAAAACGACGACGAGCGGATGGGCGCCGCCTTCGTGCGCGTGTCGAGCGCCATGGTGCTCTTCTCTGCTGCGATCGGTTCGTTTGTCGGGGTGCTGGCCCCGGAGATTGTGAGTGTGATGCTTGGTGACGGCTGGGAAGGGGTCATCCTGCCACTTCAGGTGCTCGGTGCGGCTACGGTGTTCCGAGGCACGTACAAAATCTCGTCGTCGGTCGTACTAGCAAAGGGCGCGGTGTACAAGGGGGCGGTGCAGCAAGGCGTCTATGCCGCCTGCGTGCTCGGATTTGTGATGGTGGGCAAGGAGTACGGCATCGTTGGGGCAGCCATTGGAGCGCTCGGCGCGGTAATCGTGCACTACATCTTACTGACGACCATCGCCTTGCGCCTCGTTCGCGTTTCCTGGTTTGTGGCGCTGCGTCGATTTATCTCGCCCATCGCGCTGGCGTTGGCCAACGTAGCGGTGGTGGTCCTCGCTGCCGAAGCGTGTCGGTCGGCAGGGCTTCCTGATATGGTCACGTTGGTATGCGCCTCACTCAGCGGGGCCATCTTCTACGGGGCGGTGTTCTTCGCTCGCCCATCTCTGTTCGGCGATGACGTATCGCTGCTCGTTGCCCGCGCCCTCGGAAAGCGTCGGAAATCGCCCTTTAGCGCAAGGCTGCTCGCCCGCATCGAAAGCCAGACGGCTGCCTGA
- a CDS encoding NAD-dependent epimerase, producing the protein MERNGLPSGPILITGAAGFIGYHVAARLLREGYAVVGVDNLNDYYDVRLKSARLDRLKANAGFEFHHIDLADQRAVETLFATHRFRYVIHLAAQAGVRYSIENPHVYVQSNLVGFLNVLEGCRQAKSAHLVYASSSSVYGANRKVPFETSDPVDHPVSLYAATKKSNELMAHAYAHLYDLPVTGLRFFTVYGPWGRPDMAYYLFTKAIYEGTPIRVFNEGQMRRDFTYIDDIVEGIVRVFAQPSSRDPAWNSLAPDPAASAAPYRLFNIGSQRPVALLDFIQTLEDVIGRSAVKELYPMQPGDVLETYADVEPLSDAIDFRPKTTLRAGLERFATWYASYHDLPAPAFHAVAHPG; encoded by the coding sequence ATGGAAAGAAACGGCTTGCCATCTGGACCCATCCTCATCACGGGGGCGGCTGGCTTCATCGGCTACCACGTCGCTGCGCGTCTCCTCCGCGAAGGATACGCCGTGGTCGGTGTCGACAATCTCAACGACTACTACGATGTCCGCCTGAAATCAGCCCGCTTGGATCGGCTCAAGGCGAACGCCGGCTTCGAGTTTCATCACATCGACCTCGCAGATCAGCGGGCCGTTGAGACGCTCTTCGCCACGCATCGCTTTCGATACGTGATTCACCTGGCCGCCCAGGCTGGAGTCCGCTACTCGATCGAGAACCCGCACGTGTATGTGCAGAGCAACCTCGTCGGGTTCCTCAATGTGTTGGAAGGTTGCCGCCAGGCTAAATCGGCGCACCTCGTCTATGCGTCTTCGTCGTCGGTCTACGGCGCCAACCGCAAAGTCCCCTTCGAGACTTCGGACCCGGTGGACCACCCGGTATCGCTCTACGCGGCGACCAAGAAGTCGAACGAGCTGATGGCGCACGCCTATGCGCACCTCTATGACCTGCCCGTGACAGGCCTCCGGTTCTTCACGGTGTATGGACCCTGGGGGCGCCCTGACATGGCGTATTACCTCTTCACGAAAGCCATATACGAAGGCACGCCGATCAGGGTCTTCAACGAAGGGCAGATGCGGCGCGACTTCACCTACATCGACGACATCGTCGAGGGCATCGTACGCGTGTTTGCGCAGCCGTCTTCCAGAGACCCGGCATGGAACTCGCTAGCCCCTGACCCGGCCGCGAGCGCTGCCCCGTATCGTCTCTTCAACATCGGCAGCCAGCGCCCAGTTGCCCTGTTGGACTTCATTCAGACGCTCGAAGACGTTATCGGGCGCTCGGCGGTGAAGGAACTCTACCCCATGCAGCCAGGCGATGTGCTGGAGACGTACGCCGACGTGGAGCCGTTGAGCGATGCCATCGACTTCCGTCCGAAGACGACACTCCGGGCAGGGCTAGAGCGATTCGCCACGTGGTACGCGTCCTACCACGACCTTCCAGCGCCGGCATTCCACGCGGTAGCGCACCCAGGCTGA